A genomic segment from Verrucomicrobiota bacterium encodes:
- a CDS encoding dihydrodipicolinate synthase family protein yields MNQATQTPFQLIAAPFTPMKPGGAVDPDRVKPYYEFLRERGVDGAFVCGTTGEGALMTAEERKQVVAAWTAARGSDQSFRIFAHAGNDCPAVSVELARHAAESGADAVAMLSPTFFKPGSEEAAVAQAEEVAAAAPNLPFYYYHIPSMTGLALSIPRLIESAIQRIPNFAGVKFTHADLGEYLDCLSLAGEKLEILFGRDELLLFGLAAGATGAVGSTYNFMAPLYRSLIAAHGRGDAVEARRLQMESRRLIFKIVCHGGLAGQKVAMAAAGFDCGPCRLPLPRLDAGQVASIQDLFKSLPPELQ; encoded by the coding sequence ATGAACCAAGCAACACAAACACCATTCCAACTCATCGCCGCCCCGTTCACTCCCATGAAACCGGGCGGGGCTGTCGATCCAGACCGGGTGAAGCCCTATTACGAATTCCTGCGCGAACGCGGGGTGGACGGCGCGTTCGTCTGCGGAACCACGGGTGAGGGCGCCCTGATGACCGCCGAGGAGCGCAAGCAGGTGGTCGCGGCCTGGACGGCCGCCCGTGGGAGCGATCAATCGTTCCGTATCTTCGCCCACGCGGGTAACGATTGTCCGGCGGTTTCCGTCGAGTTGGCGCGGCACGCGGCGGAATCCGGCGCGGATGCCGTGGCGATGCTCTCGCCCACATTCTTCAAGCCCGGCAGCGAGGAGGCCGCGGTTGCCCAGGCGGAGGAAGTCGCCGCCGCCGCGCCGAACCTGCCCTTTTACTACTACCACATCCCCTCGATGACCGGCCTCGCGCTGTCGATCCCGCGCCTGATCGAGTCGGCCATCCAGCGGATTCCCAACTTCGCGGGCGTCAAGTTCACCCACGCTGATCTCGGGGAATACCTCGACTGCCTCTCCCTCGCCGGAGAGAAGCTCGAGATCCTTTTCGGCCGCGACGAGTTGCTGCTCTTCGGACTAGCGGCGGGCGCGACCGGTGCGGTCGGAAGCACTTACAATTTCATGGCGCCCCTTTACCGGAGCCTGATCGCCGCGCACGGGCGGGGGGATGCCGTCGAGGCGCGCCGGCTCCAGATGGAATCCCGCCGGCTCATCTTCAAGATCGTCTGCCACGGCGGACTGGCCGGGCAGAAAGTCGCCATGGCCGCGGCCGGCTTCGATTGCGGTCCCTGCCGTCTGCCGCTCCCGCGCCTGGATGCCGGGCAGGTCGCGTCCATCCAAGACCTGTTCAAATCCCTGCCGCCCGAACTTCAATGA
- a CDS encoding GntR family transcriptional regulator — MNSLRAITRNVGTPSTMKQRAYTDILNRILDGRYSPGHLLNRRGVAQELRMSPAPVHEAMIELECAGLVEALPRLGTRVRHARVEDLRGHLIVREALECQAARMICGDPVRNRLETLRPLAHAADCRELPYSERARHEVEFHIALVELADCPALLREYRRVMQIGLFYRINLLMPMQAGEPVNTHASLLEELAASKPNAAADAVRRHVWSGKSDALKA, encoded by the coding sequence ATGAATTCTCTGCGGGCCATAACACGCAATGTGGGGACTCCCTCCACGATGAAGCAGCGGGCTTACACGGATATTTTGAATCGTATTCTCGATGGGCGTTACTCCCCCGGTCATTTGCTGAACCGGCGCGGAGTCGCGCAGGAGCTCAGGATGAGCCCGGCACCGGTTCATGAGGCCATGATCGAGCTGGAATGCGCCGGGCTTGTCGAGGCGCTGCCGCGCCTCGGTACACGCGTGCGCCATGCGCGGGTGGAGGATCTGCGCGGGCATTTGATCGTCCGCGAGGCTCTGGAATGCCAAGCCGCCCGCATGATCTGCGGTGATCCGGTGAGGAACCGCTTGGAGACACTGCGGCCGCTGGCCCATGCGGCCGATTGCAGAGAACTGCCCTACTCCGAGCGCGCCCGTCACGAAGTGGAGTTTCATATCGCCTTGGTGGAACTGGCCGACTGCCCCGCATTGCTGCGCGAGTATCGCCGGGTGATGCAGATCGGGTTGTTTTACCGCATCAATCTCCTGATGCCGATGCAGGCCGGGGAACCGGTCAATACCCATGCCTCGCTGCTTGAGGAGCTTGCCGCCAGCAAGCCGAATGCCGCCGCCGACGCGGTGAGGCGCCATGTCTGGTCGGGAAAATCCGATGCCCTCAAGGCATGA